The Athalia rosae chromosome 7, iyAthRosa1.1, whole genome shotgun sequence genome window below encodes:
- the LOC105683325 gene encoding symplekin isoform X2, translating into MDPRLHRKQEAVKSPTNLVVDWLNEASMSASESVKVSNLAKVHEFLIHKEPELLDLYLDETLQFSLDRGTEVRKAIAGFIEEAGSKQPELIPRLVQTLSRLVGDDAAAVTKRALRAAGRILRATLKWVASATIVTTDMELAWQQLSNLKVEIINMIDSDNDGIRTQAVKFLEGVVLVQTYPDPDSPKKPDDFSLEDVPLTLKIARRRKLEEEANHVMDLLIKFHGSPHVSSVNLMTCMGSLALIAKMRPQFMADVIQALQLLQHDLPPTLSDSQVTSVQKQLKLTLLGLLKHPASIEFAATMARQLTQLGAREQEIMKAYPKQDDIRRMKKRQQETAAASAAKRAKLEAAIAVEEPEQPMEVQPVKPELIELSDTFISERLSVEIATELVMDSMAWVPDAMTTVFQREYQPTSTTDINVQRQTIAKLLALQIKQAKAKRVKRETKEEDAVMEDLIKNPTITVAEAKRERKREKDREKEKEAKASLEAHEKSLKMAKSRLKTLKLSEITKPLQRETKEKMLLMAVGRILGAEKVAVLGGVGPVRSKILTSLAATFNPYIREAVLRYITDDMRTRLDLALGWLYEEYALLQGFQRRTIFTGKPQEAPHQAYNFLLCTLVSAIDLVPGKDRDVLLSRLYLEAPLITEDAVEALKLVSSDETRGLAPLELLREMVIRRPTKQLVFLNVLLCHTGHENNTIREAAIELVVQLYARPDLGKLIEEYAVLYLGFLRLPNPPEIVFGQDRGRPQIENQWSESTTRACLGLYLALLSEHQDLIHELARVYTSMGADVKRMILRLVEGPVKLLGMSSPQLLSLVENCPKGAETLVTRVIHILTEKSAPSAELVAKVRELYQTRVSDVRFLIPVLNGLTKKEVIAALPRLIKLNPIVVKEVFNRLLGTHNNESGIPHMSPITPAELLIALHTIDPNKAELKTVIKATSLCFAEKQAYTQETLAVVMQHLMEMTPLPTLLMRTVIQSLALYPRLSGFVMNILQRLILKQVWKQHKVWEGFVKCCERTQPQSFSVILQLPPAQLAEALKMSPGLKAPLLAHVESFAENQKAHIPQSIMDVIQGKSLAVVPDEFDIAPPGEYPLELKSEVMETEPTEPAPPGLD; encoded by the exons atggATCCGCGTTTACATAGAAAGCAGGAAGCAGTCAAAAGCCCTACCAATTTG GTCGTAGACTGGTTGAATGAGGCATCTATGAGTGCTAGTGAATCTGTCAAAGTATCAAATTTAGCAAAAGtacacgagtttttgatccacAAGGAGCCAGAATTACTGGATCTCTATTTAGATGAAACCCTGCAATTCTCTTTGGACAGAGGTACCGAAGTCAGAAAAGCTATCGCCGGATTTATCGAAGAGGCTGG gtCTAAGCAGCCTGAACTTATTCCACGTCTCGTTCAAACACTCTCCAGATTAGTTGGCGACGATGCCGCAGCAGTTACCAAAAGAGCTTTACGAGCAGCAGGAAGAATTCTAAGAGCAACCTTAAAATGGGTAGCCAGTGCTACAATCGTCACAACGGATATGGAGCTTGCTTGGCAACAATTGAGCAATCTCaaagttgaaataataaacatgATCGACAGTGATAATGACGG AATCAGAACACAGGCTGTCAAGTTTCTTGAAGGAGTTGTCTTGGTTCAAACATATCCTGATCCTGACAGTCCTAAGAAACCCGATGACTTTTCTTTGGAAGATGTTCCGCTGACTCTGAAGATAGCAAGGAGAAGAAAGCTGGAAGAAGAAGCAAACCATGTCATGGAtttgttgataaaatttcatggCTCCCCACATGTCAGTAGTGTGAATCTGATGACTTGCATGGGGTCTCTGGCTCTGATTGCCAAGATGAGACCTCAGTTTATGGCAGATGTCATCCAAG CCCTACAACTCCTGCAACATGATTTGCCACCCACGCTTTCAGACTCCCAAGTTACTAGTGTTCAGAAACAGCTAAAACTCACTTTGTTGGGGCTGTTAAAACACCCAGCAAGTATAGAATTCGCTGCAACAATGGCAAGACAATTGACACAGCTTGGAGCTAGAGAACAAGAAATCATGAAAGCGTATCCAAAACAAGATGATATTCGTAGAATGAAAAAGCGCCAGCAG GAAACAGCTGCAGCCTCCGCTGCAAAACGCGCAAAATTAGAGGCAGCTATCGCGGTTGAGGAACCAGAACAACCAATGGAAGTTCAACCTGTAAAACCTGAGTTAATCGAGCTATCCGACACCTTCATCAGCGAACGGCTCAGTGTAGAAATTGCTACAGAACTCGTGATGGACAGCATG GCATGGGTGCCGGATGCTATGACGACAGTATTCCAAAGAGAATACCAGCCCACCTCGACTACCGATATAAACGTGCAGCGACAGACAATTGCAAAACTCTTAGCGCTGCAGATAAAACAAGCCAAGGCTAAAAGGGTGAAGAGAGAGACTAAAGAGGAGGATGCCGTTATGGAGGATCTTATCAAGAATCCGACCATTACTGTAGCTGAAGCaaaacgtgaaagaaaaagagagaaagacagagagaaggagaaagaagccAAAGCCTCTCTTGAAGCGCACGAAAAGTCCTTGAAAATGGCCAAAAGCCGTCTTAAAACCTTAAAGCTATCCGAAATAACGAAGCCACTTCAAAGGgaaactaaagaaaaaatgcTCCTTATGGCGGTGGGCAGAATTCTGGGTGCTGAAAAAGTTGCAGTCCTTGGTGGTGTGGGACCTGTTAG GTCCAAGATACTGACGTCGCTTGCTGCGACTTTCAATCCTTACATAAGGGAAGCTGTGCTGAGGTATATAACAGATGATATGCGTACACGTCTTGATTTAGCTTTGGGCTGGCTCTATGAGGAGTATGCCTTGCTCCAAGGATTCCAACGGCGAACAATTTTCACTGGGAAACCACAGGAAGCTCCGCATCAAGCctacaattttttactctgCACATTAGTCTCCGCTATAGATCTAGTCCCTGGCAAAGATCGCGATGTTTTATTATCCCG attatATTTGGAAGCTCCTTTAATCACCGAAGATGCGGTAGAAGCTCTGAAGTTGGTCTCATCAGACGAAACACGTGGACTAGCGCCTTTAGAATTACTCAGAGAAATGGTTATCCGAAGACCGACAAAGCAACTGGTCTTTTTGAACGTGCTATTGTGTCATACAGGGCATGAAAATAATACG ATCAGAGAGGCTGCGATAGAGCTTGTAGTCCAGTTGTACGCTCGGCCGGACCTCGGAAAGCTCATAGAAGAATACGCAGTTTTGTATTTAGGATTTCTGCGTCTCCCAAATCCTCCAGAAATTGTTTTCGGTCAAGACAGAGGACGTCCACAGATTGAGAACCAATGGAGCGAATCGACAACACGTGCGTGTTTGGGATTGTATCTAGCCTTGCTATCCGAACACCAGGACCTTATTCACGA GCTGGCTAGAGTTTACACCTCGATGGGTGCAGACGTTAAACGGATGATTTTACGTCTTGTCGAAGGACCAGTCAAATTGCTAGGAATGAGTAGTCCCCAGCTCTTGTCCTTGGTCGAAAATTGTCCCAAAGGTGCCGAGACTTTAGTCACTCGAGTAATCCACATTCTCACTGAAAAAT CTGCGCCAAGTGCAGAACTAGTCGCAAAAGTACGCGAGCTGTACCAGACGAGGGTGTCGGACGTCAGATTTTTGATACCGGTCCTCAATGGTTTAACTAAGAAAGAAGTAATAGCCGCACTCCCCAGGCTGATCAAGTTAAATCCCATTGTCGTTAAAGAG GTGTTCAACAGACTCTTAGGTACCCATAACAATGAGAGCGGTATACCGCACATGTCTCCGATAACTCCGGCAGAGCTTTTAATCGCCTTGCACACTATAGACCCTAACAAAGCAGAGTTGAAAACCGTGATAAAAG CTACGTCTTTGTGCTTTGCTGAAAAACAGGCGTACACGCAAGAAACACTTGCAGTAGTTATGCAGCATCTAATGGAGATGACTCCGTTGCCAACGCTCCTAATGAGAACGGTTATTCAAAGTCTGGCTCTGTATCCAAGACTGAGTGGATTCGTCATGAACATATTGCAACGTTTAATTCTCAAACag GTTTGGAAGCAGCACAAAGTCTGGGAGGGATTCGTTAAATGCTGCGAACGGACTCAACCCCAAAGTTTTTCTGTTATCTTGCAATTACCTCCGGCACAATTAGCTGAGGCACTCAAAATGTCGCCGGGACTGAAGGCACCGTTACTCGCGCATGTTGAATCGTTTGCAGAGAATCAG AAAGCTCATATTCCACAATCTATAATGGACGTCATTCAAGGAAAATCTTTGGCGGTTGTCCCAGATGAATTTGATATT gCACCACCAGGCGAGTACCCATTAGAATTAAAATCTGAAGTAATGGAAACTGAGCCGACCGAGCCAGCACCACCCGGATTAGATTAA
- the LOC105683325 gene encoding symplekin isoform X1 gives MDPRLHRKQEAVKSPTNLVVDWLNEASMSASESVKVSNLAKVHEFLIHKEPELLDLYLDETLQFSLDRGTEVRKAIAGFIEEAGSKQPELIPRLVQTLSRLVGDDAAAVTKRALRAAGRILRATLKWVASATIVTTDMELAWQQLSNLKVEIINMIDSDNDGIRTQAVKFLEGVVLVQTYPDPDSPKKPDDFSLEDVPLTLKIARRRKLEEEANHVMDLLIKFHGSPHVSSVNLMTCMGSLALIAKMRPQFMADVIQALQLLQHDLPPTLSDSQVTSVQKQLKLTLLGLLKHPASIEFAATMARQLTQLGAREQEIMKAYPKQDDIRRMKKRQQVKETAAASAAKRAKLEAAIAVEEPEQPMEVQPVKPELIELSDTFISERLSVEIATELVMDSMAWVPDAMTTVFQREYQPTSTTDINVQRQTIAKLLALQIKQAKAKRVKRETKEEDAVMEDLIKNPTITVAEAKRERKREKDREKEKEAKASLEAHEKSLKMAKSRLKTLKLSEITKPLQRETKEKMLLMAVGRILGAEKVAVLGGVGPVRSKILTSLAATFNPYIREAVLRYITDDMRTRLDLALGWLYEEYALLQGFQRRTIFTGKPQEAPHQAYNFLLCTLVSAIDLVPGKDRDVLLSRLYLEAPLITEDAVEALKLVSSDETRGLAPLELLREMVIRRPTKQLVFLNVLLCHTGHENNTIREAAIELVVQLYARPDLGKLIEEYAVLYLGFLRLPNPPEIVFGQDRGRPQIENQWSESTTRACLGLYLALLSEHQDLIHELARVYTSMGADVKRMILRLVEGPVKLLGMSSPQLLSLVENCPKGAETLVTRVIHILTEKSAPSAELVAKVRELYQTRVSDVRFLIPVLNGLTKKEVIAALPRLIKLNPIVVKEVFNRLLGTHNNESGIPHMSPITPAELLIALHTIDPNKAELKTVIKATSLCFAEKQAYTQETLAVVMQHLMEMTPLPTLLMRTVIQSLALYPRLSGFVMNILQRLILKQVWKQHKVWEGFVKCCERTQPQSFSVILQLPPAQLAEALKMSPGLKAPLLAHVESFAENQKAHIPQSIMDVIQGKSLAVVPDEFDIAPPGEYPLELKSEVMETEPTEPAPPGLD, from the exons atggATCCGCGTTTACATAGAAAGCAGGAAGCAGTCAAAAGCCCTACCAATTTG GTCGTAGACTGGTTGAATGAGGCATCTATGAGTGCTAGTGAATCTGTCAAAGTATCAAATTTAGCAAAAGtacacgagtttttgatccacAAGGAGCCAGAATTACTGGATCTCTATTTAGATGAAACCCTGCAATTCTCTTTGGACAGAGGTACCGAAGTCAGAAAAGCTATCGCCGGATTTATCGAAGAGGCTGG gtCTAAGCAGCCTGAACTTATTCCACGTCTCGTTCAAACACTCTCCAGATTAGTTGGCGACGATGCCGCAGCAGTTACCAAAAGAGCTTTACGAGCAGCAGGAAGAATTCTAAGAGCAACCTTAAAATGGGTAGCCAGTGCTACAATCGTCACAACGGATATGGAGCTTGCTTGGCAACAATTGAGCAATCTCaaagttgaaataataaacatgATCGACAGTGATAATGACGG AATCAGAACACAGGCTGTCAAGTTTCTTGAAGGAGTTGTCTTGGTTCAAACATATCCTGATCCTGACAGTCCTAAGAAACCCGATGACTTTTCTTTGGAAGATGTTCCGCTGACTCTGAAGATAGCAAGGAGAAGAAAGCTGGAAGAAGAAGCAAACCATGTCATGGAtttgttgataaaatttcatggCTCCCCACATGTCAGTAGTGTGAATCTGATGACTTGCATGGGGTCTCTGGCTCTGATTGCCAAGATGAGACCTCAGTTTATGGCAGATGTCATCCAAG CCCTACAACTCCTGCAACATGATTTGCCACCCACGCTTTCAGACTCCCAAGTTACTAGTGTTCAGAAACAGCTAAAACTCACTTTGTTGGGGCTGTTAAAACACCCAGCAAGTATAGAATTCGCTGCAACAATGGCAAGACAATTGACACAGCTTGGAGCTAGAGAACAAGAAATCATGAAAGCGTATCCAAAACAAGATGATATTCGTAGAATGAAAAAGCGCCAGCAGGTAAAA GAAACAGCTGCAGCCTCCGCTGCAAAACGCGCAAAATTAGAGGCAGCTATCGCGGTTGAGGAACCAGAACAACCAATGGAAGTTCAACCTGTAAAACCTGAGTTAATCGAGCTATCCGACACCTTCATCAGCGAACGGCTCAGTGTAGAAATTGCTACAGAACTCGTGATGGACAGCATG GCATGGGTGCCGGATGCTATGACGACAGTATTCCAAAGAGAATACCAGCCCACCTCGACTACCGATATAAACGTGCAGCGACAGACAATTGCAAAACTCTTAGCGCTGCAGATAAAACAAGCCAAGGCTAAAAGGGTGAAGAGAGAGACTAAAGAGGAGGATGCCGTTATGGAGGATCTTATCAAGAATCCGACCATTACTGTAGCTGAAGCaaaacgtgaaagaaaaagagagaaagacagagagaaggagaaagaagccAAAGCCTCTCTTGAAGCGCACGAAAAGTCCTTGAAAATGGCCAAAAGCCGTCTTAAAACCTTAAAGCTATCCGAAATAACGAAGCCACTTCAAAGGgaaactaaagaaaaaatgcTCCTTATGGCGGTGGGCAGAATTCTGGGTGCTGAAAAAGTTGCAGTCCTTGGTGGTGTGGGACCTGTTAG GTCCAAGATACTGACGTCGCTTGCTGCGACTTTCAATCCTTACATAAGGGAAGCTGTGCTGAGGTATATAACAGATGATATGCGTACACGTCTTGATTTAGCTTTGGGCTGGCTCTATGAGGAGTATGCCTTGCTCCAAGGATTCCAACGGCGAACAATTTTCACTGGGAAACCACAGGAAGCTCCGCATCAAGCctacaattttttactctgCACATTAGTCTCCGCTATAGATCTAGTCCCTGGCAAAGATCGCGATGTTTTATTATCCCG attatATTTGGAAGCTCCTTTAATCACCGAAGATGCGGTAGAAGCTCTGAAGTTGGTCTCATCAGACGAAACACGTGGACTAGCGCCTTTAGAATTACTCAGAGAAATGGTTATCCGAAGACCGACAAAGCAACTGGTCTTTTTGAACGTGCTATTGTGTCATACAGGGCATGAAAATAATACG ATCAGAGAGGCTGCGATAGAGCTTGTAGTCCAGTTGTACGCTCGGCCGGACCTCGGAAAGCTCATAGAAGAATACGCAGTTTTGTATTTAGGATTTCTGCGTCTCCCAAATCCTCCAGAAATTGTTTTCGGTCAAGACAGAGGACGTCCACAGATTGAGAACCAATGGAGCGAATCGACAACACGTGCGTGTTTGGGATTGTATCTAGCCTTGCTATCCGAACACCAGGACCTTATTCACGA GCTGGCTAGAGTTTACACCTCGATGGGTGCAGACGTTAAACGGATGATTTTACGTCTTGTCGAAGGACCAGTCAAATTGCTAGGAATGAGTAGTCCCCAGCTCTTGTCCTTGGTCGAAAATTGTCCCAAAGGTGCCGAGACTTTAGTCACTCGAGTAATCCACATTCTCACTGAAAAAT CTGCGCCAAGTGCAGAACTAGTCGCAAAAGTACGCGAGCTGTACCAGACGAGGGTGTCGGACGTCAGATTTTTGATACCGGTCCTCAATGGTTTAACTAAGAAAGAAGTAATAGCCGCACTCCCCAGGCTGATCAAGTTAAATCCCATTGTCGTTAAAGAG GTGTTCAACAGACTCTTAGGTACCCATAACAATGAGAGCGGTATACCGCACATGTCTCCGATAACTCCGGCAGAGCTTTTAATCGCCTTGCACACTATAGACCCTAACAAAGCAGAGTTGAAAACCGTGATAAAAG CTACGTCTTTGTGCTTTGCTGAAAAACAGGCGTACACGCAAGAAACACTTGCAGTAGTTATGCAGCATCTAATGGAGATGACTCCGTTGCCAACGCTCCTAATGAGAACGGTTATTCAAAGTCTGGCTCTGTATCCAAGACTGAGTGGATTCGTCATGAACATATTGCAACGTTTAATTCTCAAACag GTTTGGAAGCAGCACAAAGTCTGGGAGGGATTCGTTAAATGCTGCGAACGGACTCAACCCCAAAGTTTTTCTGTTATCTTGCAATTACCTCCGGCACAATTAGCTGAGGCACTCAAAATGTCGCCGGGACTGAAGGCACCGTTACTCGCGCATGTTGAATCGTTTGCAGAGAATCAG AAAGCTCATATTCCACAATCTATAATGGACGTCATTCAAGGAAAATCTTTGGCGGTTGTCCCAGATGAATTTGATATT gCACCACCAGGCGAGTACCCATTAGAATTAAAATCTGAAGTAATGGAAACTGAGCCGACCGAGCCAGCACCACCCGGATTAGATTAA
- the LOC105683325 gene encoding symplekin isoform X3: MVVDWLNEASMSASESVKVSNLAKVHEFLIHKEPELLDLYLDETLQFSLDRGTEVRKAIAGFIEEAGSKQPELIPRLVQTLSRLVGDDAAAVTKRALRAAGRILRATLKWVASATIVTTDMELAWQQLSNLKVEIINMIDSDNDGIRTQAVKFLEGVVLVQTYPDPDSPKKPDDFSLEDVPLTLKIARRRKLEEEANHVMDLLIKFHGSPHVSSVNLMTCMGSLALIAKMRPQFMADVIQALQLLQHDLPPTLSDSQVTSVQKQLKLTLLGLLKHPASIEFAATMARQLTQLGAREQEIMKAYPKQDDIRRMKKRQQVKETAAASAAKRAKLEAAIAVEEPEQPMEVQPVKPELIELSDTFISERLSVEIATELVMDSMAWVPDAMTTVFQREYQPTSTTDINVQRQTIAKLLALQIKQAKAKRVKRETKEEDAVMEDLIKNPTITVAEAKRERKREKDREKEKEAKASLEAHEKSLKMAKSRLKTLKLSEITKPLQRETKEKMLLMAVGRILGAEKVAVLGGVGPVRSKILTSLAATFNPYIREAVLRYITDDMRTRLDLALGWLYEEYALLQGFQRRTIFTGKPQEAPHQAYNFLLCTLVSAIDLVPGKDRDVLLSRLYLEAPLITEDAVEALKLVSSDETRGLAPLELLREMVIRRPTKQLVFLNVLLCHTGHENNTIREAAIELVVQLYARPDLGKLIEEYAVLYLGFLRLPNPPEIVFGQDRGRPQIENQWSESTTRACLGLYLALLSEHQDLIHELARVYTSMGADVKRMILRLVEGPVKLLGMSSPQLLSLVENCPKGAETLVTRVIHILTEKSAPSAELVAKVRELYQTRVSDVRFLIPVLNGLTKKEVIAALPRLIKLNPIVVKEVFNRLLGTHNNESGIPHMSPITPAELLIALHTIDPNKAELKTVIKATSLCFAEKQAYTQETLAVVMQHLMEMTPLPTLLMRTVIQSLALYPRLSGFVMNILQRLILKQVWKQHKVWEGFVKCCERTQPQSFSVILQLPPAQLAEALKMSPGLKAPLLAHVESFAENQKAHIPQSIMDVIQGKSLAVVPDEFDIAPPGEYPLELKSEVMETEPTEPAPPGLD; encoded by the exons ATG GTCGTAGACTGGTTGAATGAGGCATCTATGAGTGCTAGTGAATCTGTCAAAGTATCAAATTTAGCAAAAGtacacgagtttttgatccacAAGGAGCCAGAATTACTGGATCTCTATTTAGATGAAACCCTGCAATTCTCTTTGGACAGAGGTACCGAAGTCAGAAAAGCTATCGCCGGATTTATCGAAGAGGCTGG gtCTAAGCAGCCTGAACTTATTCCACGTCTCGTTCAAACACTCTCCAGATTAGTTGGCGACGATGCCGCAGCAGTTACCAAAAGAGCTTTACGAGCAGCAGGAAGAATTCTAAGAGCAACCTTAAAATGGGTAGCCAGTGCTACAATCGTCACAACGGATATGGAGCTTGCTTGGCAACAATTGAGCAATCTCaaagttgaaataataaacatgATCGACAGTGATAATGACGG AATCAGAACACAGGCTGTCAAGTTTCTTGAAGGAGTTGTCTTGGTTCAAACATATCCTGATCCTGACAGTCCTAAGAAACCCGATGACTTTTCTTTGGAAGATGTTCCGCTGACTCTGAAGATAGCAAGGAGAAGAAAGCTGGAAGAAGAAGCAAACCATGTCATGGAtttgttgataaaatttcatggCTCCCCACATGTCAGTAGTGTGAATCTGATGACTTGCATGGGGTCTCTGGCTCTGATTGCCAAGATGAGACCTCAGTTTATGGCAGATGTCATCCAAG CCCTACAACTCCTGCAACATGATTTGCCACCCACGCTTTCAGACTCCCAAGTTACTAGTGTTCAGAAACAGCTAAAACTCACTTTGTTGGGGCTGTTAAAACACCCAGCAAGTATAGAATTCGCTGCAACAATGGCAAGACAATTGACACAGCTTGGAGCTAGAGAACAAGAAATCATGAAAGCGTATCCAAAACAAGATGATATTCGTAGAATGAAAAAGCGCCAGCAGGTAAAA GAAACAGCTGCAGCCTCCGCTGCAAAACGCGCAAAATTAGAGGCAGCTATCGCGGTTGAGGAACCAGAACAACCAATGGAAGTTCAACCTGTAAAACCTGAGTTAATCGAGCTATCCGACACCTTCATCAGCGAACGGCTCAGTGTAGAAATTGCTACAGAACTCGTGATGGACAGCATG GCATGGGTGCCGGATGCTATGACGACAGTATTCCAAAGAGAATACCAGCCCACCTCGACTACCGATATAAACGTGCAGCGACAGACAATTGCAAAACTCTTAGCGCTGCAGATAAAACAAGCCAAGGCTAAAAGGGTGAAGAGAGAGACTAAAGAGGAGGATGCCGTTATGGAGGATCTTATCAAGAATCCGACCATTACTGTAGCTGAAGCaaaacgtgaaagaaaaagagagaaagacagagagaaggagaaagaagccAAAGCCTCTCTTGAAGCGCACGAAAAGTCCTTGAAAATGGCCAAAAGCCGTCTTAAAACCTTAAAGCTATCCGAAATAACGAAGCCACTTCAAAGGgaaactaaagaaaaaatgcTCCTTATGGCGGTGGGCAGAATTCTGGGTGCTGAAAAAGTTGCAGTCCTTGGTGGTGTGGGACCTGTTAG GTCCAAGATACTGACGTCGCTTGCTGCGACTTTCAATCCTTACATAAGGGAAGCTGTGCTGAGGTATATAACAGATGATATGCGTACACGTCTTGATTTAGCTTTGGGCTGGCTCTATGAGGAGTATGCCTTGCTCCAAGGATTCCAACGGCGAACAATTTTCACTGGGAAACCACAGGAAGCTCCGCATCAAGCctacaattttttactctgCACATTAGTCTCCGCTATAGATCTAGTCCCTGGCAAAGATCGCGATGTTTTATTATCCCG attatATTTGGAAGCTCCTTTAATCACCGAAGATGCGGTAGAAGCTCTGAAGTTGGTCTCATCAGACGAAACACGTGGACTAGCGCCTTTAGAATTACTCAGAGAAATGGTTATCCGAAGACCGACAAAGCAACTGGTCTTTTTGAACGTGCTATTGTGTCATACAGGGCATGAAAATAATACG ATCAGAGAGGCTGCGATAGAGCTTGTAGTCCAGTTGTACGCTCGGCCGGACCTCGGAAAGCTCATAGAAGAATACGCAGTTTTGTATTTAGGATTTCTGCGTCTCCCAAATCCTCCAGAAATTGTTTTCGGTCAAGACAGAGGACGTCCACAGATTGAGAACCAATGGAGCGAATCGACAACACGTGCGTGTTTGGGATTGTATCTAGCCTTGCTATCCGAACACCAGGACCTTATTCACGA GCTGGCTAGAGTTTACACCTCGATGGGTGCAGACGTTAAACGGATGATTTTACGTCTTGTCGAAGGACCAGTCAAATTGCTAGGAATGAGTAGTCCCCAGCTCTTGTCCTTGGTCGAAAATTGTCCCAAAGGTGCCGAGACTTTAGTCACTCGAGTAATCCACATTCTCACTGAAAAAT CTGCGCCAAGTGCAGAACTAGTCGCAAAAGTACGCGAGCTGTACCAGACGAGGGTGTCGGACGTCAGATTTTTGATACCGGTCCTCAATGGTTTAACTAAGAAAGAAGTAATAGCCGCACTCCCCAGGCTGATCAAGTTAAATCCCATTGTCGTTAAAGAG GTGTTCAACAGACTCTTAGGTACCCATAACAATGAGAGCGGTATACCGCACATGTCTCCGATAACTCCGGCAGAGCTTTTAATCGCCTTGCACACTATAGACCCTAACAAAGCAGAGTTGAAAACCGTGATAAAAG CTACGTCTTTGTGCTTTGCTGAAAAACAGGCGTACACGCAAGAAACACTTGCAGTAGTTATGCAGCATCTAATGGAGATGACTCCGTTGCCAACGCTCCTAATGAGAACGGTTATTCAAAGTCTGGCTCTGTATCCAAGACTGAGTGGATTCGTCATGAACATATTGCAACGTTTAATTCTCAAACag GTTTGGAAGCAGCACAAAGTCTGGGAGGGATTCGTTAAATGCTGCGAACGGACTCAACCCCAAAGTTTTTCTGTTATCTTGCAATTACCTCCGGCACAATTAGCTGAGGCACTCAAAATGTCGCCGGGACTGAAGGCACCGTTACTCGCGCATGTTGAATCGTTTGCAGAGAATCAG AAAGCTCATATTCCACAATCTATAATGGACGTCATTCAAGGAAAATCTTTGGCGGTTGTCCCAGATGAATTTGATATT gCACCACCAGGCGAGTACCCATTAGAATTAAAATCTGAAGTAATGGAAACTGAGCCGACCGAGCCAGCACCACCCGGATTAGATTAA